The nucleotide window GCCGAATGGCCACATCATTCCCGCACTCATCGCCGGTAATACGATTGTGTTCAAACCCAGCAACATGACGCCAATGGTGGGCGAAAAAATGGTCGATCTAATGCATGAAGCAGGCATTCCCAAAGATGTCGTAATTTATGTCCAAGGCCAGCGCAATGTCGGCGAAGCGCTATCGCACCATAAGGGCATTGATGGCTTACTCTTCACCGGCTCCACCCATGTCGGCACGATCCTCAACAAGCAGCTCGCAGGCGATCCAGATAAGATCATTGCGCTTGAGATGGGTGGCAATAACCCGCTAATCGTGTGGAACCCAGAATCTCCTGAAGCTGCAGCCTACCATACGGTGCTGTCAGCCTTTATCTCCACCGGTCAACGTTGCACTTGCGCACGTCGTTTAATCTTGCCTAAAGGCGCAGAAGGCGATGCAGTGCTAGAAGCCCTCATCCCCCTTGCGCAGAACCTTAAGGTCGGTGCCTATAACGAAGCCGAAGAGCCTTTCATGGGGCCTTTAATTCGTCAAAAAGAAGCTGAAGATATTATCGCCGCTCAAGCCGAGCTGGAGAAAGTCGGCGGCCAGCCATTGCTAAAATCGACCATGCCGCGCGAAGGCCTTCCCTTCATCACGCCGGGCATCATGGATGTAACCAACATCAATAACCGCGAAGATATTGAATTCTTCGGGCCTTTCCTACAGGTCATCCGCGTGGCTGATTTTGACGATGCCATTGCCGAAGCCAATAACACAAGCTATGGCCTCAGCAGCGCCATCTTCACAAAAGACAAAGCTCTCTATGAACGCGCTCTACTCGAAGTTCGCGCAGGCCTCATCAACTGGAATCGCCAGACGACCGGTGCCTCCGGTGCTATGCCATTTGGCGGCGTCGGCGTCAGCGGAAACCACCGCCCAGCGGCTTATTATGCCTCGGATTATTGCGCCTTCCCTATCGCCTCAGTTGAGAGCGAAGCGCTCGATGTGCCAGAGACTCCAGCCGCAGGTATTGTGCTGTAATGAGCACCATTGAAGTCAATTTCGACGGCCTTGTCGGCCCGACCCATAACTATGCGGGCTTAAGCTTTGGCAACCTCGCATCTGAGAATAATTTGGGGGATACGTCTCGCCCGAAAGCGGCAGCGCTACAGGGGTTGACGAAAATGCAATTCGTGAGTGGCTTGGGGCTCACCCAAGGGCTACTACCGCCACTCAAACGACCTTTCCTCAAACTTCCACGTCAACTTGGCTTTACGGGATCGGATGAGGAAGTGATGCGTGAGGTAGTTAAAACGATGCCACAACTTCTCTCGCAAATTTATTCGGCCAGCAATATGTGGGTCGCTAATGCGGCCACGGTTTCGCCGAGTGCCGATTGCTCGAATAGCACAGTCAATTTCACCGCCGCTAATCTCGTCACACACATGCATCGCTCGATTGAGGCGAAAGAGACCGAGATGAATCTTCGCACTATCTTTGCCGATAAAAACCATTTTAGTCACCACGCACCCCTGCCTGCTTATGCCAGATTTGGCGATGAAGGCGCGGCTAATATTATGCGTTTTACGACTCAGCATGGCAAGGCGGGCCTAGAGGTTCTGGTTTACGGCGAAAACACCAAACGCTTCCCGGCCCGTCAAACGGAAGTAGCGTCTGAGACGGTGTTGCGCCGCCATGGCGTACAGAATGCGATGACCGCTCAACAATCCAGTTTCGCGATTGATGAAGGCGTGTTTCATAATGATGTGATCGCCGTCGCCAATGAGAATGTGCTGCTTTATCACGAACATGCGTTCGAAGAAGGTGACACCGCTATTGATAAAATGGAAGCTGCCTTTGGCCACCCCCTCATCCGCCTAAAAGTGATGGATGCCGATGTGTCGGTCAAGGATGCCGTTACAACCTATCTGTTTAATTCGCAACTCATCACCTTACCTGATGGCTCGATGGCCATCATCGCGCCGACTGAATCAGAAGAGAATGCTGCTGTTGCAGCCACTTTTCAGCGCTTTGTTGAGGCCAATGATAATCCGATACAAAAAGTGCATTATTTAAACCTTCGCGAGAGCATGAAAAATGGCGGTGGCCCCGCTTGCTTGCGTCTTCGTGTCGCGCTTAACGAGGTTGAACTCGCTGCCATGCACCAAGGCATCCTCTTTACTGATCATCTACATGAACGCCTCGGGAATTGGGTCGAAACGCATTACCGCGAGGCCCTCTCGCCCGATGAATTAAGCGATATCAATCTCATGCACGAGTCGTTCAAAGCGCATGAAGAGTTGAATAAGTTACTGGAACTCCCTACATAAGCGCTATGGAACTCGTATTTAGAAGCGCCATTAAGGCGATTGATGATTTTAAAGCTCCCGGCATGGTGAAGCTTTTCTTTATGTGCTTAGGCCTAACGGCGCTCGCAGCTGGCTTCGTAATTATGGTCGGTGTCAGCATGGTACAATCATGGCTTGGCCCATGGATGCCTTCCGGAGACACGCTGGGCTTTGCTTGGCTTGGCTGGATTGCCGACTTCATCTTCTGGGGATTATCCGTTGCAGCTTTTGTCGTTCCAGCCTTCCTCATATTCTGGTCGCTGATGATTTTCATCGCCAGTTTCTTTGACGAACATATTGCCGAGAAAATTGAAACCCACCGCTATCCGAAAATGGCACTGGGTACGAACCAACCTTTCTGGCAAGAGATTCGTCATGATATCTTATTTGTTCTGAAAACGATTTTTTTGAACCTACTACTCGTTATTATTCCACTCTTTTGGCCTTTTTGGCCGCTCCTCTTCCCAGCACTGAACGCTTACCTGCTCGGCACTTACTTCTTCATGATGGCCGGTGGTCGCCATGTGGGCAAAAAGGAAGCAAAGAAGCTCGCGAAAACTCATCGCTGGAAAGTAATGGGTGCAGGCTTACTCATTGTCATCGCCTCAGGCATCCCGTTCCTGAACTTACTGGTTCCCTTCTGGGGCGTCGCGATGATGGTGCACCTCTATCACCTTGTTGATAACCCACAGATCGTAGAGCAGCTACCTGCGAGTTAAATTTTCGCGCACAAACTCTATATGAACGCTGCATCACCTTGACTGTCATCCTGAGGGTACAATTCTTTAAAGTTATGCCTTCTTGGCGAAAATCATACGGCTGATGCCGTATTTGCGTTCATCTAAAAGGATCAAGCCGTCCGGAAGCTCTAAGGGTTCTTTCCAGCTTTGCTCCAACACGATAGCGGTGTTTTCATTGATCCACCCCCCCGCCAGAGCTGTTTTGAGTGAGGCGATTCCCATGCCCGTTTCATAAGGTGGATCCAAGAACAAAAGATCATAAGGCTGGTTCGCTGGCGGCAACTGGGTGGAATCGGTACGTAAGATTTTGCAATTCTCTGTCTCATCGAACTGATCTAGATTAAACTCCACTGCATCCAATGAGGCGCGGTTTTTATCAACGAAGGTTACGTGCTTAGCGCCGCGCGACAGGGCCTCTAGGCCCATGGCACCGGAACCACAGAAGATATCAGCAACACGCCCCTGCAGCACTTCGCGGTCACCATATTCACCGTGGGTTAAAATATTAAAGATCGCTTCACGCGTACGCGCACCGGTCGGACGAACCTCGTTGCCTGAAGGCGCCTCGATACGTCGGTTCTTATGTTTTCCAGAAATGATACGCATCGCCATTATTAAATCATAAAGCGGTTACGGGGTGAGGCAAGAAACTTAAGGTTTGTTTAGAGATAAAGTGGGTTTCTGCAATTTACCTGAGGCTAAATCACCCAACTCATACTGTCCGTAAGAAACCCGAATAAGGCGACTGACCGGGTGATCAAAATATTCAAATACACGTCGAATCTCACGATTCTTACCTTCAGTAAGCGTCACGACAAGCCAGCTATTCGTGCCTTTTTTCTCTACCACCGTTTTGAGTGGACGGTAACTCATGCCATCAATCTTGACGCCTTTAGTTAAACGCGCCAACGTATCTTTACTTGGACATCCTCGCACACGCACACGGTATTTACGTTCGAGTCCCGTTGAGGGAAGCTCTAGCTCTCGCTTTAACTCACCATTATTGGTCATGAGCAATAAGCCTTCAGAGTTTAAATCTAAACGACCTACGGGGTGGAGCTGTTGTGCATCTTTGGGGAGATGATCATAAATCACAGCGCGACCCTGTGGATCGCTGCGTGTTGTCATCACACCTTTAGGTTTATGGAAGAGCCAGATGGCTGCTTTTGCA belongs to Rickettsiales bacterium and includes:
- the astD gene encoding succinylglutamate-semialdehyde dehydrogenase, which translates into the protein MTLLNSTNPATGEIIWQKESNTPADVNAAVASARAAFPAWAKRPLAERVEILERYRDLLTENKAAMAEAIAMETGKPLWDALGEAGAMVGKVGISLKAYNERTGENSFDMGAGLTGHLTHRPHGVMAVFGPYNFPGHLPNGHIIPALIAGNTIVFKPSNMTPMVGEKMVDLMHEAGIPKDVVIYVQGQRNVGEALSHHKGIDGLLFTGSTHVGTILNKQLAGDPDKIIALEMGGNNPLIVWNPESPEAAAYHTVLSAFISTGQRCTCARRLILPKGAEGDAVLEALIPLAQNLKVGAYNEAEEPFMGPLIRQKEAEDIIAAQAELEKVGGQPLLKSTMPREGLPFITPGIMDVTNINNREDIEFFGPFLQVIRVADFDDAIAEANNTSYGLSSAIFTKDKALYERALLEVRAGLINWNRQTTGASGAMPFGGVGVSGNHRPAAYYASDYCAFPIASVESEALDVPETPAAGIVL
- a CDS encoding N-succinylarginine dihydrolase, which produces MSTIEVNFDGLVGPTHNYAGLSFGNLASENNLGDTSRPKAAALQGLTKMQFVSGLGLTQGLLPPLKRPFLKLPRQLGFTGSDEEVMREVVKTMPQLLSQIYSASNMWVANAATVSPSADCSNSTVNFTAANLVTHMHRSIEAKETEMNLRTIFADKNHFSHHAPLPAYARFGDEGAANIMRFTTQHGKAGLEVLVYGENTKRFPARQTEVASETVLRRHGVQNAMTAQQSSFAIDEGVFHNDVIAVANENVLLYHEHAFEEGDTAIDKMEAAFGHPLIRLKVMDADVSVKDAVTTYLFNSQLITLPDGSMAIIAPTESEENAAVAATFQRFVEANDNPIQKVHYLNLRESMKNGGGPACLRLRVALNEVELAAMHQGILFTDHLHERLGNWVETHYREALSPDELSDINLMHESFKAHEELNKLLELPT
- a CDS encoding EI24 domain-containing protein encodes the protein MELVFRSAIKAIDDFKAPGMVKLFFMCLGLTALAAGFVIMVGVSMVQSWLGPWMPSGDTLGFAWLGWIADFIFWGLSVAAFVVPAFLIFWSLMIFIASFFDEHIAEKIETHRYPKMALGTNQPFWQEIRHDILFVLKTIFLNLLLVIIPLFWPFWPLLFPALNAYLLGTYFFMMAGGRHVGKKEAKKLAKTHRWKVMGAGLLIVIASGIPFLNLLVPFWGVAMMVHLYHLVDNPQIVEQLPAS
- the rsmD gene encoding 16S rRNA (guanine(966)-N(2))-methyltransferase RsmD, which translates into the protein MAMRIISGKHKNRRIEAPSGNEVRPTGARTREAIFNILTHGEYGDREVLQGRVADIFCGSGAMGLEALSRGAKHVTFVDKNRASLDAVEFNLDQFDETENCKILRTDSTQLPPANQPYDLLFLDPPYETGMGIASLKTALAGGWINENTAIVLEQSWKEPLELPDGLILLDERKYGISRMIFAKKA
- a CDS encoding pseudouridine synthase; the protein is MRIAKAIAASGLASRREAERWIEQGRVQVDGELIDSPALNVSDDSLIEVDDKPIPAPAKAAIWLFHKPKGVMTTRSDPQGRAVIYDHLPKDAQQLHPVGRLDLNSEGLLLMTNNGELKRELELPSTGLERKYRVRVRGCPSKDTLARLTKGVKIDGMSYRPLKTVVEKKGTNSWLVVTLTEGKNREIRRVFEYFDHPVSRLIRVSYGQYELGDLASGKLQKPTLSLNKP